The following coding sequences are from one Oryzias melastigma strain HK-1 linkage group LG20, ASM292280v2, whole genome shotgun sequence window:
- the LOC112151181 gene encoding microtubule-associated protein futsch — translation MPASKREASPPDSHPKIKKLDEDEEDLPSRATTATDSSKTGNMLEKTVEPRTKKKRSSSMEGENTPTKICKQSSPPTDSSKTSDPPVKKAKLLKATSASSCGETPSQNANSKAPLKRTASTESEEELSSSDSSKVDFFRARDGDDKPRCIKKYSNKVKAKRLADESSSGPQDSSHSLLDGLVYPPQMDHTYGKFSESSSLQSQDQTDETKPAEAFTEPERQDISGDVSQKVSPDASISKEGNTNETITCESGAEISVSVDVENDGNQNFINSNETPASSGEVVVSNSAATSEGEECEKKESIKFHEDQYKTLAPSQEILNSADTQSTSTCVNTEQGNEKEESDCSSGSRTDLSTPFVSGGDETQSKVTEGEHELPEATKIPSTFEGNSDYKLCEAPSKKTNFVPEQDFIDASKLECQTLENQTAETQTGLKIQNSLKEELSSLSRQDHVSATGVIFCENESRFSSRSEKEFENSDKGVDLLQTAPNTEPLVQVKWSNDTVTAGSSAKPNCEDVCGQTQSEAFSETSKAPEDQILPEKDLQHQENDQLYDNISKPSVIEYSAGTDPEKDTCTESASVPSLDISVETEIQDACESTTKSKEDGVLDNIPLIQNKDTTNPDFVGELGSQNKMEMKTVATSEIFTAGALVELQKQTEQECSKHSAEIQHQFQHKMEMDSTAANTICDPEGDAQILNIQVVDLPPDVPDSTQKHLDAAICKSSEDTEGVDAEESQISVDVETNAASEKSFNVTRTVEMNEVVSGAPTGISEKLLKEQEKENCENSEDVEGVAAGEIQIFVDKETDETSKNTFDLTQTVETMSEEVSKPPADFSEKLLKEQENENSESSEDAKCVADAESQISVDVETNASSERSFIETQRVETDVEMNEVVSKPTTDISEKLLKEQEKENCESREAAAEGVTAGENQIFVDLVTGVTSERAFSMTQTVETMSEVVSKPPAEISEKLLKEQENCESSEDAERVADAESQISLDLETDAGSERSFNVTQNVEMNEEVSKPSADISEKLLKELEMENCESSENAVLVAAREISVNVETDAALKICFNVTQTVEIDAEINDVVSKPPTEISEKLVKEQEKENCEDAECVADAERQINSHTPTEAMQEISNKNLENDCQVPCELIADATDAGNAKDGKSNDNIFHAAENEMDVDLHTTASIQTCTVMSSVETNSLTNQEINDPTAENLNDTYKDVENNAEEVCAKAACQIETNVQTATSSVEVCSSMSMMGIHDQMSSGLSNMSRELLEDHKSEDDKTVERDVDILEHKAVSWFETEEISSSSVEENENQTPPVFQRSVLDIQSQQIQEVCDHTTDKISETVHEDLNNVNSQNDGDQIHPESPTLQEDAVEMQIQTPSTSEISEVLPSMEMDCDKREKEADMSSSVTPEQVYFVPAEEMQNIPNLKEPNTDSELEIVHGSSNITTNECFPNESKAVEESVCFIETTNEMETPEMSIQTDLPTAEISEQVSDVFVVEMQDQMCQDVKDPSIEPQFVTSAEPELRMEDQPKPLSPLQIETEVEECLKVTRPETDVSGIISKGPNSTQSNKNINESLEEYKTIAEFEKGIKMQTQPAEISKQTETQTAETSEQVSNVSAERIQDQMSQDVKVSSTNLQLVTSAESQLKMRDESEPPSLLQTKTQVEERQKVTQPEMDVPGIIFNSLKGSDSTESDENIKSLEECKTIDEFETNMKMQTQPADISKQTDLQTVVSSEQISNLSEEVVQDETSQGMKETSEVTKIITVSENQVEMEEEVDNPNVNEPAKEASGNEEFLWTPSNDGHENELVEKCIRSATKSNEMEIQTETAEIYKPTPKPETETQEISEFASYSEEQKNSTLTVESTVASQTNEELEMTASVTAEKGINEKFDEVQEAQEVTKRDLSESKFECNSEAPLASEGPPGGLAEHHSFLVEDISNEAVETLVENQKTQSVVEVEDEEIVRQTEPVVEDVQEKVNVNSLSMESTESALAKKTGSEMIETNTVEEAGTQSDEVILFISEQQDDTVIVMEEPVKTFNQSEFEHHENQVVYEPISSPESIGEEICATAELHGGVSLLDLQNAENNHLEGDFSKCSDNSDLTNTEDHSTGDKEIVEEEVCISDTHELNAIEAVKEPQCIPQSQLEHSNATADTKELSTISSSDDVCMTDAENVPEKHEGNDLLESTAELSEQMQVDATPQEAADVSVTTQPEVTVTDPSEEFVILEPVPESEIQFDIVTQAAAESGLSASLSKEDVSVDETANHSVLNDSQQSEFLEVSPSGDHDSGEVVDQETKTVILEDQQPSPGKVDTAITEPQPQLTNEDSGAVVTETAEGRTDLQEVQILEEMEIGREITVAEENEEDDDISIIAKPTEQEVLPKKLEEKISEKTKDDTSGTSKHNSAAEKTEGGKKGPEVDKPKKQEMNTQARTKARLAALAEQKAAESKRSANRQQLNLLALCEEIAEDIATDSMLLKRIEEEKQAAAAAAAKTEAAKKNPTANVQDTDLDNVVTPAGPEGVSASEVQSPEPTVTQSADAPVSQSAEAPATINAETPALQSSEVAQSSTQTKPPAEPSKRRFFISQVSVPLKAHEKKKLTRYQRLRQVELQREKMSWARVKKLKSDQANQMFSGMEWQAPFAAASLFPAITVATSPPPAASPSKTSSTSPATTSKPAQSEVSKADPPKEEPAKATAVKTEPSATETAKDKPIKTEVTKTDPTQADTTKSVPVKTEPAKTERPVTETRMTTRQSKAQAAKAGPAAPGPAPKVTRSAAKRSLPAVPPPMPNGLNSQKPKLEIEYKPYRPRPKYSFDDFELDDDDQLLAPLIKQSLPVRTPQPSHQSCPAPSSKPQLKPVSRANLKAQTPAQLKSTVEPRIPSKAATSVLPKSASAPPPASPQSKPVPAAGQPKAAASATPQSQTAVAQFKQPPPASAVSAKTAVASVPQKSSSPPSQEDDKTKQSASVSSSDSSLIPAKDSQVSSNTPEEEKPAENKTEKIKILGNESQKPHQENSVSKPQEGAAPLSEARLQREVKKIKEADKDGTQTVIDAGQKHFGPVACSVCGMLYSAANAEDESQHLLFHNQFVSAIKYVGWKKERILAEYPDGKIILVLPDDPKYALKKVEEIREMVDNDLGFQQVEMKCPSQTKTFLFISIDKKVAGCLIAEHIQEGFRVIEEAPPEGSEGEKVMFERQRAWCCSTTPEPAICGISRIWVVSMMRRQGIASRMLECLRNNFIFGSYLSKDEIAFSDPTPDGKLFATNYFGTSQFLVYNFVSGTRFSQPKTHKV, via the exons ATGCCTGCCTCAAAGAGAGAAGCATCTCCCCCTGATTCTCACCCCAAGATAAAGAAGTTggatgaggatgaagaagatCTGCCATCCAGAGCCACAACAGCTACAGATTCCTCCAAAACGGGAAATATGCTAGAAAAGACAGTAGAACCACGGACTAAGAAAAAACGGTCGTCTTCAATGGAAGGGGAAAATACACCAACCAAAATATGTAAACAGAGTTCCCCTCCTACAGATTCCAGCAAAACATCAGACCCACCTGTCAAAAAAGCCAAGCTTTTGAAAGCCACAAGTGCCTCCTCGTGTGGTGAAACTCCCTCGCAGAATGCAAACTCTAAAGCTCCGCTAAAGCGAACGGCCTCCACGGAGTCTGAAGAGGAATTAAGTAGTAGTGACAGCAGTAAAGTTGACTTCTTCAGAGCAAGGGATGGTGATGACAAGCCCCGATGCATCAAAAAATATTCCAACAAGGTCAAAGCTAAGCGTCTGGCTGATGAGTCGTCATCTGGTCCGCAGGACTCGAGCCACAGTTTACTCGATGGACTTGTTTACCCTCCACAAATGGATCACACTTATGGTAAATTTTCTGAATCATCTTCTCTTCAAAGCCAAGATCAGACGGATGAAACAAAACCTGCAGAAGCTTTCACCGAACCAGAGAGGCAAGATATTTCAGGTGATGTATCACAAAAGGTGTCACCAGATGCCTCCATTTCTAAAGAAGGGAACACTAATGAGACCATCACATGTGAATCTGGTGCTGAAATAAGTGTGTCTGTGGACGTAGAGAATGATGGGAATCAAAATTTCATAAATAGTAATGAAACACCGGCATCCTCTGGAGAAGTAGTAGTTTCCAATAGCGCAGCCACATCTGAGGGTGAGGAATGTGAAAAGAAAGAATCCATCAAATTCCATGAAGATCAATATAAGACACTAGCACCATCTCAAGAAATCCTAAACAGTGCAGATACACAGAGCACTTCAACTTGTGTTAATACAGAACAGGGAAATGAAAAGGAGGAGTCTGATTGCAGTTCAGGAAGTCGGACTGATTTGAGCACACCGTTTGTTTCTGGAGGAGATGAAACACAATCTAAAGTCACAGAAGGTGAACATGAGTTGCCAGAAGCTACAAAAATACCAAGCACTTTTGAAGGCAACAGTGATTATAAACTATGTGAAGCaccatcaaagaaaacaaactttgtccCAGAACAGGATTTTATTGATGCGAGTAAACTAGAGTGTCAGACCTTGGAAAATCAAACAGCAGAGACTCAGACAGGCTTAAAGATTCAGAATTCTCTGAAAGAGGAATTAAGTTCTTTAAGCAGACAAGACCATGTGTCTGCTACAGGGGTCATTTTTTGTGAGAATGAGAGCCGATTTTCCTCAAGATCtgaaaaagaatttgaaaatagTGACAAAGGAGTAGACTTGCTTCAGACTGCACCTAATACTGAACCTTTGGTGCAAGTAAAATGGAGTAATGACACTGTGACAGCTGGCAGCTCTGCTAAACCAAACTGTGAGGATGTTTGTGGGCAAACTCAAAGTGAGGCATTTTCTGAAACTTCTAAAGCTCCAGAGGATCAAATTCTACCAGAAAAAGATTTGCAGCATCAAGAAAATGATCAACTATATGACAACATATCAAAACCATCTGTAATTGAATATTCTGCAGGCACAGACCCGGAAAAAGACACATGTACCGAGAGTGCTTCTGTTCCCAGTCTAGATATTTCAGTAGAAACAGAAATCCAGGATGCTTGTGAATCCACCACAAAAAGTAAAGAGGACGGGGTGTTGGATAATATTCCACTGATTCAAAACAAAGACACCACAAACCCTGATTTTGTTGGTGAACTTGGGAgtcaaaacaaaatggaaatgaaGACAGTAGCAACATCTGAAATCTTCACTGCAGGAGCTTTAGTTGAACTTCAAAAGCAGACGGAACAGGAGTGCAGTAAACACTCTGCTGAAATTCAACATCAGTTCCAACATAAAATGGAAATGGATTCGACTGCAGCAAACACAATTTGTGATCCAGAAGGAGATGCACAAATTCTGAATATCCAAGTCGTTGATCTGCCTCCAGATGTGCCTGATTCAACTCAAAAACATCTGGACGCTGCAATCTGTAAAAGTAGTGAAGATACTGAGGGTGTTGATGCTGAGGAAAGTCAAATATCTGTTGACGTGGAGACTAATGCCGCATCAGAAAAGAGTTTTAATGTTACACGGACGGTGGAGATGAACGAGGTCGTGAGTGGAGCTCCCACAGGCATTTCTGAGAAACTTCTAAAAgagcaggaaaaagaaaattgtgagAATAGTGAGGATGTTGAAGGTGTTGCTGCTGGtgaaattcaaatatttgtggATAAGGAGACTGATGAAACatccaaaaatacttttgatttGACGCAGACAGTAGAAACAATGAGCGAGGAAGTGAGCAAACCACCCGCAGACTTTTCTGAGAAACTTCTGAAAgaacaggaaaatgaaaattctGAAAGCAGTGAAGATGCTAAATGTGTTGCTGATGCTGAGAGTCAGATATCTGTGGATGTGGAGACTAATGCCTCATCAGAAAGGAGTTTTATTGAGACACAGAGGGTGGAAACGGATGTGGAGATGAACGAGGTAGTGAGCAAACCTACCACagacatttctgaaaaacttctgaaagagcaggaaaaagaaaattgtgaaagtcgtgaagctgctgctgaaggTGTTACTGCTggtgaaaatcaaatatttgtggATCTGGTGACTGGTGTCACATCAGAAAGAGCTTTTAGTATGACACAGACTGTTGAAACAATGAGCGAGGTAGTGAGCAAACCTCCTGCAGAGATTTCTGAGAAACTTCTAAAAGAGCAGGAAAACTGTGAAAGCAGTGAAGATGCTGAACGTGTTGCTGATGCTGAGAGTCAAATATCCCTGGATTTAGAGACTGATGCTGGATCAGAAAGAAGTTTTAATGTGACACAGAACGTGGAGATGAATGAGGAAGTGAGCAAACCTTCTGCAGACATTTCCGAGAAACTTCTGAAAGAGCTGGAAATGGAAAATTGTGAAAGTAGTGAAAATGCTGTACTTGTTGCTGCCAGGGAAATATCCGTGAATGTGGAGACTGATGCTgcattaaaaatctgttttaatgtgACGCAGACGGTGGAAATCGACGCGGAGATAAATGATGTAGTGAGCAAACCTCCCACAGAGATTTCTGAGAAACTTGTCAAAGAGCAGGAAAAGGAAAACTGTGAGGATGCTGAATGTGTTGCTGATGCTGAGAGGCAGATAAATTCACATACTCCGACTGAAGCGATGCAAGAGATTTCCAACAAGAATCTGGAAAATGACTGTCAAGTGCCCTGCGAACTAATTGCTGATGCGACAGATGCAGGAAACGCAAAAGATGGGAAAAGTAACGATAATATTTTTCATGCAGCTGAGAATGAAATGGATGTTGATCTACACACTACAGCTTCAATCCAGACCTGTACTGTGATGTCAAGTGTAGAGACCAACTCTCTGACAAACCAGGAGATCAATGACCCCACAGCTGAAAATCTAAATGATACTTATAAAGATGTGGAGAACAATGCAGAAGAAGTTTGTGCAAAGGCTGCATGTCAAATAGAAACTAACGTACAGACTGCAACCTCATCAGTGGAGGTCTGTAGCTCTATGTCAATGATGGGCATTCATGATCAAATGAGTAGTGGACTCTCAAACATGTCAAGGGAATTGTTAGAGGATCATAAGAGTGAAGATGATAAAACAGTTGAGCGTGATGTGGATATTTTAGAACACAAGGCTGTAAGTTGGTTTGAAACAGAGGAGATTTCATCTTCTTCTgtggaagaaaatgaaaaccagACACCGCCAGTCTTCCAAAGATCTGTGCTGGACATACAAAGTCAGCAAATCCAGGAAGTCTGTGACCACACAACTGATAAAATATCAGAAACGGTCCATGAAGATTTAAATAATGTAAACTCACAGAACGATGGAGACCAGATACACCCAGAATCTCCAACTTTGCAGGAGGATGCTGTTGAGATGCAAATACAGACCCCCTCCACATCAGAGATTTCTGAAGTTTTACCTTCAATGGAAATGGATTGtgataaaagggaaaaagaagCAGATATGTCGTCCTCAGTGACACCAGAGCAAGTTTATTTTGTCCCTGCAGAGGAAATGCAAAACATCCCCAATCTCAAAGAACCAAATACAGACTCTGAGTTAGAAATAGTCCATGGAAGTTCAAATATTACTACAAATGAGTGTTTCCCAAATGAAAGCAAAGCTGTTGAAGAATCTGTTTGCTTTATTGAGACGACAAATGAAATGGAAACACCAGAGATGTCAATACAAACAGATTTACCAACCGCAGAGATATCAGAGCAAGTTTCAGATGTGTTTGTTGTGGAAATGCAAGACCAAATGTGCCAAGATGTTAAAGATCCAAGCATAGAACCCCAGTTTGTCACTTCAGCAGAGCCTGAACTCAGAATGGAAGATCAGCCCAAACCACTTTCACCACTTCAAATTGAAACGGAAGTCGAGGAGTGCCTGAAAGTTACTCGACCTGAAACGGATGTATCTGGAATAATTTCTAAGGGGCCCAACTCAACGCAatccaacaaaaatataaacgaGTCACTTGAAGAATACAAAACTATTGCTGAGTTTGAAAAGGGTATAAAGATGCAAACACAACCTGCAGAGATTTCaaagcaaacagaaacacagactgCAGAGACCTCAGAGCAAGTTTCAAATGTGTCAGCTGAGCGAATCCAGGACCAAATGTCTCAAGATGTTAAAGTTTCAAGTACAAATCTCCAGTTAGTGACTTCAGCAGAAAGTCAGCTCAAAATGAGAGATGAGTCAGAACCACCTTCACTGCTTCAAACTAAAACGCAAGTTGAGGAGCGACAGAAAGTCACTCAACCTGAGATGGATGTACCTGGAATAATCTTTAATTCTTTAAAGGGGTCTGACTCAACTGAATCTGACGAAAATATCAAGTCACTTGAAGAATGCAAAACAATTGACGAGTTTGAAACCAACAtgaaaatgcaaacacaacCTGCAGATATTTCAAAGCAAACAGATTTGCAGACTGTAGTGTCATCTGAGCAAATTTCAAATCTATCTGAAGAAGTTGTGCAAGACGAAACAAGCCAAGGCATGAAAGAGACCAGCGAAGTCACTAAGATCATCACAGTTTCAGAAAATCAAGTTGAAATGGAAGAAGAAGTTGATAACCCAAACGTGAATGAACCTGCAAAAGAAGCATCTGGAAATGAGGAATTTCTATGGACTCCCTCAAATGATGGTCACGAAAATGAACTTGTTGAGAAATGTATTCGCTCTGCCACAAAGTCGAATGAAATGGAAATCCAAACAGAAACAGCAGAGATTTACAAACCAACACCAAAACCAGAGACAGAAACTCAGGAGATCAGTGAGTTCGCCTCATACTCTGAGGAACAGAAAAATTCTACTTTGACTGTTGAATCTACTGTTGCTTCTCAAACTAATGAAGAATTGGAAATGACGGCATCAGTGACGGCTGAGAAAGGGATTAACGAGAAATTTGATGAGGTCCAGGAAGCCCAAGAGGTCACAAAAAGAGATCTAAGTGAGAGTAAATTTGAATGTAATTCTGAAGCTCCTTTGGCATCAGAGGGGCCTCCAGGAGGTTTGGCAGAACACCATAGCTTTTTAGTAGAGGACATTAGCAATGAAGCTGTGGAGACATTGgttgaaaatcagaaaacacaatCTGTTGTTGAGGTGGAAGATGAAGAAATTGTGAGACAAACAGAACCTGTTGTTGAAGACGTCCAAGAGAAAGTCAATGTTAATAGTTTGTCAATGGAAAGTACAGAATCTGCATTggcaaagaaaacaggaagcgAAATGATTGAGACCAACACTGTTGAAGAAGCTGGAACTCAAAGCGATGAAgtcattctttttatttctgagcAACAAGATGACACTGTAATAGTAATGGAGGAGCCCGTCAAGACTTTTAATCAGTCTGAGTTTGAGCATCATGAAAACCAGGTGGTGTATGAACCCATCAGTAGTCCAGAGAGTATTGGAGAGGAAATTTGTGCCACAGCAGAGTTGCATGGAGGAGTTTCTCTTTTGGATCTACAGAACGCAGAGAACAACCACCTTGAAGGagatttctcaaaatgttctgATAATTCGGACCTCACAAATACTGAAGATCACAGTACAGGGGACAAGGAAATAGTTGAAGAAGAAGTTTGTATCTCTGATACTCATGAACTCAATGCAATTGAAGCAGTCAAGGAGCCACAATGTATTCCACAATCACAATTAGAACATAGTAATGCCACTGCAGACACGAAAGAACTATCAACCATCAGCTCCAGTGACGATGTCTGCATGACGGATGCTGAAAATGTTCCAGAAAAACACGAGGGAAATGACCTTCTGGAATCTACAGCAGAGTTATCCGAGCAGATGCAGGTGGATGCTACACCGCAGGAGGCCGCAGACGTATCAGTGACGACTCAACCGGAAGTTACGGTAACAGATCCCTCTGAAGAGTTTGTGATCTTAGAACCCGTTCCAGAAAGTGAGATTCAGTTTGATATCGTCACTCAAGCTGCAGCTGAATCCGgtctatcagcttcactgtcaaaggaggacgtttcagttgaTGAAACAGCAAATCATAGTGTTTTGAATGACTCACAGCAAAGTGAGTTCCTTGAGGTTTCCCCATCAGGTGACCACGACTCAGGTGAAGTTGTGGATCAGGAGACAAAAACGGTCATTCTTGAAGACCAGCAACCATCACCTGGCAAAGTAGACACAGCGATAACAGAGCCTCAACCTCAGCTCACAAATGAAGACAGTGGTGCTGTTGTGACGGAGACTGCAGAAGGTCGTACTGATCTACAGGAAGTCCAGATTTTGGAGGAAATGGAAATTGGTCGTGAAATTACAGTGGCAGAAGAAAACGAGGAGGACGACGACATTTCAATTATTGCAAAGCCAACGGAACAGGAAGTTCTTCCAAAGAAGTTGGAAGAAAAGATAAGTGAAAAAACTAAAGACGACACTAGTGGGACGTCAAAACACAACAGTGCCGCTGAAAAAACGGAAGGAGGCAAAAAGGGACCAGAGGTGGATAAACCCAAGAAACAAGAAATGAACACGCAAGCAAGAACCAAGGCTCGTCTGGCGGCGCTGGCTGAACAAAAAGCGGCAGAGTCTAAGAGATCGGCGAACAGACAGCAGCTGAATCTTTTAGCACTTTGTGAGGAAATCGCAGAGGACATTGCCACAGACAGCATGTTACTGAAGAGGAtagaggaggaaaaacaggcggctgctgcagcagctgccaaGACGGAAGCAGCCAAGAAAAATCCAACTGCTAATGTACAAGATACAGATTTGGATAATGTTGTGACCCCCGCTGGACCAGAGGGTGTCTCTGCATCTGAGGTACAAAGCCCAGAACCCACTGTAACACAAAGTGCTGACGCTCCTGTCTCACAAAGCGCAGAAGCACCTGCGACAATAAATGCTGAAACACCTGCCTTGCAAAGCTCAGAAGTTGCTCAATCCTCAACCCAAACCAAGCCTCCAGCTGAGCCTTCAAAGAGACGCTTTTTCATTTCTCAGGTTTCAGTGCCGCTGAAAGCTCACGAGAAAAAGAAGCTCACTCGATATCAAAGACTGAGGCAGGTCGAACTCCAGAGAGAGAAAATGTCCTGGGCCCGTGTGAAAAAACTCAAATCCGACCAAGCAAACCAGATGTTTTCAGGCATGGAATGGCAAGCTCCGTTTGCTGCCGCCTCTTTGTTTCCAGCTATTACTGTCGCAACAAGTCCTCCACCTGCAGCCTCACCGTCAAAAACGTCTTCAACCAGTCCTGCTACGACGAGCAAACCTGCTCAATCAGAAGTTTCCAAGGCTGACCCTCCAAAAGAAGAACCAGCGAAAGCGACGGCTGTCAAAACAGAACCGTCGGCGACAGAAACTGCCAAAGACAAACCGATTAAAACAGAAGTCACCAAAACTGACCCCACACAAGCAGACACCACAAAAAGTGTTCCTGTAAAAACAGAACCTGCCAAGACCGAACGTCCTGTTACCGAAACCCGAATGACCACGAGGCAAAGCAAAGCTCAAGCCGCAAAAGCCGGCCCTGCGGCACCAGGACCTGCACCCAAAGTGACCCGGTCGGCAGCCAAAAGGAGCCTCCCAGCGGTTCCGCCTCCCATGCCTAACGGACTGAATTCTCAAAAGCCAAAACTGGAAATTGAGTACAAGCCGTACAGACCCAGACCCAAGTACTCCTTTGATGACTTTGAACTGGATGATGACGACCAGTTGTTAGCTCCCTTGATAAAACAGAGTCTGCCTGTTCGGACCCCTCAACCCAGCCACCAGTCATGCCCCGCCCCTTCATCTAAACCCCAGTTAAAACCAGTCAGTCGGGCAAATCTGAAAGCTCAGACTCCCGCACAGCTAAAATCTACAGTTGAACCACGAATACCATCGAAAGCTGCAACTTCTGTTTTACCAAAGTCAGCCAGCGCTCCACCTCCAGCTTCTCCACAGTCCAAACCCGTTCCAGCTGCAGGACAGCCtaaagctgctgcttctgcCACCCCCCAGTCCCAGACAGCAGTTGCCCAGTTCAAACAGCCTCCTCCAGCATCAGCAGTTTCAGCAAAGACTGCCGTTGCTTCAGTGCCTCAGAAATCCTCCAGCCCCCCTTCGCAGGAAGATGACAAAACCAAG CAGTCAGCGAGCGTTTCTTCATCTGATTCCTCCCTTATCCCTGCGAAAGACTCCCAAGTTTCCAGTAACACACCGGAGGAAGAAAAGCCAGCag aaaataaaacagaaaaaatcaagATACTGGGGAATGAATCGCAAAAGCCTCACCAGGAGAA CAGTGTATCGAAGCCCCAGGAAGGTGCAGCTCCGCTCTCCGAAGCTCGTCTCCAAAGAGAGGTCAAGAAAATAAAGGAGGCGGACAAAGACGGCACTCAGACTGTCATC GATGCAGGACAGAAGCACTTTGGACCAGTGGCCTGCAGCGTGTGTGGGATGCTGTACTCTGCTGCCAATGCCGAGGATGAATCCCAGCATTTGCTTTTTCATAACCAGTTTGTCAGCGCTATCAAATATGTG GGATGGAAAAAAGAGAGGATTCTGGCAGAATACCCTGATGGAAAGATCATCCTGGTCCTACCTGATGATCCCAAATATGCCCTAAAGAAG GTTGAAGAGATTCGGGAGATGGTGGACAATGACCTTGGCTTCCAGCAGGTGGAGATGAAGTGTCCCTCTCAGACCAAAACGTTCCTCTTCATCTCTATTGACAAGAAAGTGGCTGGATGTCTCATAGCGGAGCACATCCAGGAG GGTTTCAGGGTCATTGAGGAGGCCCCGCCTGAGGGATCCGAGGGGGAGAAGGTGATGTTTGAGCGTCAGAGAGCGTGGTGCTGCTCCACCACGCCGGAGCCGGCCATCTGCGGCATCAGTCGCATCTGGGTGGTCAGCATGATGAGACGGCAGGGCATCGCCTCGCGAATGCTGGAGTGTCTCAG GAATAATTTCATTTTCGGCTCTTACTTGAGCAAGGATGAGATTGCTTTCTCCGATCCCACTCCTGACGGAAAACTCTTTGCCACAAACTATTTCGGCACCTCTCAGTTTTTAGTTTACAACTTTGTGAGCGGGACTCGTTTCTCCCAACCCAAAACTCATAAGGTATGA